A genomic stretch from Gammaproteobacteria bacterium includes:
- a CDS encoding HlyD family type I secretion periplasmic adaptor subunit, whose translation MHNDDDNTNFEDITQMGIHGKQDMVYMRSLSAAVVHRSPRHLIAVVMIFALFVIAAIAWMNWAKIDVVIRGSGKVSPASQVQNIQSLEGGIISEILVAEGQAVEEGQALIKISDVAFSSSFEENRLLYLELVAKASRLTAEAFDRDFIPDSEVSAEAPQLIKSEKSLFDSNQQQLKETLSILEEKISQQKSALLEAQSKRRQLQRSLNLVKKEIVIKKPLKDRGIISEVEFLQLQQREAEFEGEIEAVKLSVPRIESTIEEARFSKQKERLNFQNNAKKELNEVTAEISRIKETQTALKDRVKRTTLRSPVNGIVQRLYFNTIGGVITPGNSILDIVPQEDDLLVELNIKPADIAYVNVGQFARLKFSAYDFAIHGSLQGIVTFVSADTITNEEGQSFFLVRVKPTKSFLGGKSGELPIKIGMTAEADIITAKKTILSYLTEPVHRGIDKALRER comes from the coding sequence ATGCATAACGATGACGACAATACCAATTTTGAAGATATCACCCAAATGGGGATCCATGGCAAGCAGGACATGGTGTATATGCGCAGCCTTTCAGCTGCAGTTGTACATCGGTCACCGCGCCACCTGATCGCGGTTGTAATGATCTTTGCGCTGTTCGTCATCGCCGCGATCGCCTGGATGAACTGGGCGAAAATTGATGTCGTTATTCGCGGTTCGGGCAAGGTTTCACCGGCGAGCCAGGTGCAGAACATTCAGAGCCTTGAAGGCGGCATCATATCGGAGATTCTGGTTGCTGAAGGACAGGCGGTCGAGGAAGGACAGGCATTGATCAAGATCAGTGACGTCGCGTTTTCAAGCTCGTTCGAAGAGAACCGACTGCTCTACCTCGAACTGGTGGCCAAGGCCAGTCGTCTGACTGCCGAAGCCTTCGACCGGGATTTTATACCCGATAGCGAAGTTAGCGCGGAAGCACCCCAACTGATCAAGTCAGAGAAAAGCCTGTTCGATTCGAACCAGCAACAACTCAAGGAAACGCTAAGCATTCTTGAAGAAAAAATAAGCCAGCAAAAAAGCGCCTTACTCGAAGCCCAGTCGAAACGGCGTCAACTGCAACGGTCCCTGAACCTGGTCAAAAAAGAGATTGTTATCAAAAAGCCATTAAAGGACCGCGGCATTATCAGCGAAGTCGAGTTTTTACAGTTGCAACAGCGAGAGGCCGAATTTGAAGGCGAAATCGAGGCGGTCAAATTATCTGTACCCCGCATCGAGTCTACGATCGAGGAGGCTCGTTTCAGTAAGCAGAAAGAAAGGCTTAACTTTCAGAACAATGCCAAAAAGGAACTAAACGAAGTAACCGCCGAGATCAGTCGCATCAAGGAGACGCAAACCGCGTTGAAAGATCGAGTCAAACGCACTACCCTGCGCTCGCCGGTTAACGGTATCGTGCAACGCCTGTATTTCAACACCATCGGCGGCGTAATAACACCGGGGAATAGTATTCTCGACATCGTGCCCCAGGAAGACGACCTTCTGGTTGAACTGAATATAAAGCCTGCAGATATCGCTTATGTAAATGTCGGACAGTTCGCCAGGTTGAAATTTTCGGCCTACGATTTCGCGATTCATGGCAGTTTGCAAGGTATCGTAACTTTTGTCAGCGCCGACACCATTACCAATGAAGAGGGTCAGAGTTTCTTCCTGGTCCGAGTGAAACCGACAAAATCGTTTCTCGGTGGAAAAAGTGGCGAATTACCCATTAAAATCGGCATGACCGCTGAGGCTGATATTATAACTGCCAAGAAAACGATATTGTCATACCTGACTGAACCGGTTCATCGTGGAATAGACAAGGCGTTACGAGAGCGGTAA